The following are encoded together in the Paraburkholderia sp. BL10I2N1 genome:
- a CDS encoding DUF2778 domain-containing protein: MAVTGKFIIDNQWLAPLTIFGVGTFNAYSGNAQYRNRGGCTAVPENGPLPAGKYWIVPRPTGGVRSAVETWLKDEFNHYSSRPTDHSEWFALYRDDGKIDDYTWIDGVRRGNFRLHPAGGRGLSLGCITLPSRTDFLRIRTALLHTKTIPVRNSALNAYGSIEVVTHGNTCP; the protein is encoded by the coding sequence ATGGCTGTTACCGGCAAGTTCATTATCGATAACCAATGGCTGGCACCACTGACAATCTTTGGCGTCGGCACATTCAACGCATATTCGGGAAACGCACAATATCGCAATCGGGGCGGCTGCACGGCGGTGCCGGAAAACGGCCCGCTTCCCGCTGGCAAGTACTGGATCGTCCCGCGCCCTACTGGCGGCGTGCGCTCTGCGGTAGAAACGTGGTTAAAAGATGAGTTCAATCACTACTCGTCGCGCCCGACCGATCACAGTGAATGGTTTGCACTGTATCGTGATGATGGAAAAATAGACGATTACACATGGATCGACGGCGTGCGGCGTGGAAACTTCAGGTTGCATCCGGCTGGCGGTCGCGGTCTCTCACTTGGCTGCATCACGCTGCCGAGCCGCACCGATTTCCTGAGAATCCGGACGGCGCTGCTGCACACAAAGACTATCCCTGTTCGCAATTCGGCGCTTAACGCATATGGATCGATTGAGGTCGTCACGCATGGCAACACCTGTCCGTAG
- the tssD gene encoding type VI secretion system tube protein TssD, giving the protein MPIPAHMWLKDDGGADIKGSSTVQDREGSVEIISFGHGVNLPVDAANGKITGARAHSPVAFEKEFDAATPYLYKAVAKGQTLQSAEIKWYRINDAGKEEVYFVMLLEGVKVCGINPGMANSRLAQASAPNHVESVSMMYDRITWHYLDGNIKYTDSWTERG; this is encoded by the coding sequence ATGCCGATTCCCGCACATATGTGGCTTAAAGATGATGGTGGCGCAGACATCAAAGGCTCGTCAACCGTTCAGGATCGCGAAGGAAGCGTTGAAATTATCAGCTTTGGACACGGTGTGAATCTGCCGGTTGATGCTGCTAACGGCAAGATCACCGGGGCGCGTGCGCACTCGCCGGTTGCGTTCGAAAAGGAGTTCGATGCGGCGACACCTTATCTTTACAAGGCCGTGGCGAAGGGGCAAACGCTGCAATCGGCTGAGATCAAGTGGTATCGCATCAACGATGCGGGGAAAGAGGAAGTGTATTTCGTGATGCTGCTCGAAGGCGTAAAGGTCTGCGGCATCAATCCCGGCATGGCTAATAGCAGGCTGGCGCAGGCGTCCGCTCCCAATCACGTTGAATCGGTCTCCATGATGTACGACCGCATCACGTGGCACTATCTCGACGGCAATATCAAATACACAGACTCATGGACTGAGCGCGGATAA
- a CDS encoding cation transporter, with translation MQATELEQRILKRSLLCTLMIAGLGIAVGILSGSLSIIFDGMFSALDAAMCSLSLLVTRLLGQQASKRFQHGFWHIEPLVLAFNGSLLSVLCFYAFVNAVKGMLDGGHELEFGWAMCYAVLVSIFCFFMFFRQRRVNRAIESELIGLDTKSWLMSACVSSALLLAFSIAWILEGTRYGHLTPYIDPGVLALLTLVLIPMPIGAVIGAVKEVLLITPESLDRTVSELMRGLTADYGFLSYSHYATRVGRGLFVEVHIVLPEAMEHVGIRQLDLIREKISHAIGESGPDRWLTVAFTRDPRWL, from the coding sequence ATGCAGGCAACAGAACTTGAACAGCGCATACTCAAACGATCGCTGCTTTGCACCCTGATGATTGCGGGCCTCGGGATTGCTGTGGGTATTCTCAGCGGTTCACTGTCGATTATCTTCGACGGGATGTTCTCCGCACTCGATGCGGCCATGTGCAGCTTGTCCCTGCTTGTGACCCGCCTGCTCGGTCAGCAGGCCAGCAAACGTTTCCAGCACGGCTTCTGGCATATCGAACCCCTGGTGCTCGCCTTCAATGGCAGCCTGCTGTCGGTGCTGTGCTTTTACGCGTTCGTCAATGCGGTCAAAGGCATGCTCGATGGCGGTCATGAACTGGAGTTCGGCTGGGCCATGTGCTATGCGGTGCTGGTCAGTATCTTCTGCTTCTTCATGTTCTTCAGACAGCGCAGGGTGAATCGCGCCATCGAGTCGGAACTGATCGGTCTCGATACCAAAAGCTGGCTGATGTCGGCCTGCGTCAGTTCGGCGCTGCTGCTCGCCTTTTCGATTGCGTGGATCCTCGAAGGCACGCGGTACGGTCATTTAACGCCGTATATCGACCCGGGCGTGCTCGCTCTCCTGACGCTCGTTCTGATCCCGATGCCAATCGGTGCGGTGATCGGCGCGGTCAAGGAAGTGCTGCTCATTACACCGGAGAGTCTGGACCGAACCGTGAGCGAGCTGATGCGGGGACTGACGGCAGACTATGGCTTTCTGTCGTACTCACACTACGCGACACGCGTGGGCAGAGGCCTCTTCGTCGAGGTTCATATCGTCCTGCCCGAAGCGATGGAACACGTCGGTATCCGTCAACTCGATCTGATCCGGGAAAAGATCTCACACGCGATCGGTGAGTCGGGCCCCGACCGCTGGCTGACTGTCGCGTTCACACGGGACCCGCGCTGGCTGTAA
- a CDS encoding methyl-accepting chemotaxis protein — MIEQYLVAALGSSAVTAVLALSVHRVSHAKATRQPRVEAGARIDMLSETNAQQSALIDQQNQQTQELEATLAQLRDDLANQVASNEAIRASLNAAVDDREQLAQHADRIAAEALRLKSLGATFERWHEQMISLMTQNKDMHAKNQELSSIVRHVVIVSLNASIEAARAGQAGRGFAVVASEVRALAARSEELSKSYRDSLDISDLTTTATFQDIQAGGKMITASLASVEALANQFQSKLHQAST; from the coding sequence GTGATCGAACAGTATCTAGTAGCGGCACTCGGGAGTAGCGCGGTCACTGCCGTGCTCGCGCTCTCGGTGCACAGGGTGTCCCACGCGAAAGCAACGCGCCAGCCACGCGTTGAAGCAGGCGCACGGATCGACATGCTGTCTGAGACCAATGCGCAGCAAAGCGCGCTGATCGACCAACAAAACCAGCAGACGCAGGAACTCGAAGCAACGCTTGCGCAGCTTCGCGACGATCTTGCGAATCAGGTCGCATCCAATGAGGCAATCCGCGCGTCGCTGAACGCGGCCGTCGACGACCGCGAGCAGCTGGCACAGCACGCTGACCGGATCGCAGCCGAAGCCTTGCGCCTGAAAAGTCTTGGCGCGACCTTCGAGCGATGGCATGAGCAGATGATCTCGCTGATGACACAGAACAAGGACATGCATGCGAAGAATCAGGAGCTTTCTTCGATCGTCAGGCATGTCGTGATCGTTTCGCTCAACGCGTCGATCGAGGCTGCCCGTGCGGGCCAGGCCGGACGCGGCTTTGCGGTGGTCGCAAGTGAAGTCAGGGCGCTCGCGGCCCGCTCGGAAGAACTGTCGAAGAGCTATAGGGACAGCCTCGACATCAGCGACCTGACCACTACCGCGACCTTCCAGGACATCCAGGCCGGCGGCAAGATGATCACCGCATCGCTTGCCAGCGTCGAGGCGCTTGCCAACCAGTTTCAGTCAAAGCTTCATCAGGCATCAACGTGA
- a CDS encoding ATP-binding protein translates to MTIRHRITLLVILMFVALSAIGGYAVYQTRGSAREVRRVTEGVVPSALASADLVSQVKDVQLATMTLVYAPDGNVMSQAQEELKAKKASLQQALALQARDAASHAQKGLVSQASDSLENYFSAINETAKMKAAGKNELAQAYLFANVAQYRDELEGIVETLRVEKNREKDEAIATLNSTLATTTTAIGAVTGIAVILLISIGLLLYRQITRPLSRMQAMMSEIASSQDFTRRVPVGRMDEIGHSIVAFNGMIEKIQENSALLKQKTADIQAMLQNMQQGILTVVEGAVIHAEYSAYLEAIFETKDIAGRGLMELVFADTDLGADILSQVDAATHACLGEDCINFEFNQHLLVSEVARRMPDGRVKILDLSWSAITDESDTIVRLMLCVRDVTELRKLAAEASEQRRRLEMIGEILAVSQEKFHHFIESSAGFISENERIIRKHSEADGEAIAELFRNMHTIKGNARTYNLQYLTNVVHETEQRYQQLRQSDTERTWDQEGLMQELARVREAVESYATINEVSLGRKGPGRRGNVEQYLMVDKVQIQEGLRLTEKANSGELRDLIAMRDAMQRTLRMLGTESIGEVLSGVLESLPSLAKELGKVAPAVRIHDNGYRVSREVSGTLNNVFMHLLRNAVDHGIETADARTAQGKPAAGTIDIEVGAHRDTVQITLSDDGRGLALGRIRSIAIGRGWIGADEPLDDAQIAHLIFRPGFSTADRITEVSGRGVGMDAVQDFLKRENGRIELRFTDDRKGAEFRQFQTVVVLPDNVAVNSGAIQAHREADALLDAVAG, encoded by the coding sequence ATGACCATCCGTCATCGCATCACGCTATTGGTAATCTTGATGTTCGTCGCACTGTCGGCCATCGGCGGCTATGCGGTCTACCAGACGCGGGGCAGCGCCCGTGAGGTCAGGCGGGTGACGGAAGGCGTGGTGCCAAGCGCGCTGGCGTCGGCGGATCTGGTGTCGCAGGTCAAGGACGTCCAGCTGGCCACGATGACGCTGGTCTACGCGCCCGACGGCAACGTCATGTCGCAGGCGCAGGAAGAACTCAAGGCGAAGAAAGCGTCTTTGCAACAGGCACTCGCGCTGCAGGCGAGAGATGCCGCGAGTCATGCCCAGAAAGGCCTTGTATCGCAGGCCAGCGACAGCCTGGAGAACTATTTCTCCGCGATCAACGAAACCGCAAAGATGAAAGCCGCCGGCAAGAACGAGCTGGCGCAGGCTTATCTTTTCGCCAACGTGGCCCAGTATCGCGACGAACTCGAAGGTATCGTCGAGACACTTCGCGTCGAGAAGAACCGCGAGAAGGATGAGGCCATCGCCACGCTGAACAGCACCCTCGCGACGACAACCACCGCAATCGGCGCCGTCACGGGTATCGCAGTCATTCTGCTGATCTCCATCGGTCTGCTGCTGTATCGCCAGATTACCCGGCCGCTCAGCCGCATGCAGGCGATGATGAGCGAGATCGCGTCGAGCCAGGACTTCACGCGCCGTGTGCCGGTGGGCCGCATGGACGAAATCGGTCATTCGATTGTCGCGTTCAACGGGATGATCGAAAAGATTCAGGAAAATTCGGCGCTGCTCAAGCAAAAGACCGCGGACATCCAGGCGATGCTGCAGAACATGCAGCAGGGCATTCTGACCGTCGTCGAAGGGGCAGTCATCCATGCGGAGTATTCCGCGTATCTCGAAGCCATCTTCGAAACCAAGGACATCGCCGGACGCGGCCTGATGGAGCTTGTTTTTGCCGATACCGATCTGGGCGCGGATATCCTGTCGCAGGTCGACGCGGCGACTCACGCATGTCTCGGCGAGGATTGCATCAACTTCGAGTTCAACCAGCATCTGCTGGTGAGCGAAGTCGCCCGGCGCATGCCGGATGGGCGCGTCAAGATTCTCGACCTGAGCTGGTCGGCCATCACCGATGAAAGCGACACCATCGTTCGACTGATGCTGTGCGTGCGCGATGTCACCGAACTGCGCAAGCTCGCGGCCGAGGCCAGCGAACAGAGGCGCAGGCTGGAGATGATCGGCGAAATCCTCGCGGTCAGTCAGGAGAAGTTCCACCACTTCATCGAGAGTTCGGCAGGCTTCATCAGCGAGAACGAGCGGATCATCCGCAAGCATTCCGAGGCGGACGGCGAGGCCATCGCCGAGTTGTTCCGCAACATGCACACGATCAAGGGTAACGCCCGCACCTACAATCTTCAGTACCTGACTAACGTGGTGCACGAAACGGAGCAGCGCTACCAGCAACTGCGCCAGTCGGACACGGAGCGCACCTGGGACCAGGAAGGTCTGATGCAGGAACTGGCCCGCGTGCGGGAAGCGGTCGAAAGTTACGCCACGATCAACGAAGTCAGTCTTGGCCGCAAAGGCCCGGGCCGCCGCGGCAACGTCGAACAGTACCTGATGGTCGACAAGGTGCAGATCCAGGAAGGTCTGCGTCTCACCGAAAAGGCGAACTCGGGCGAACTGCGCGATCTGATCGCCATGCGCGACGCGATGCAGCGCACCTTGCGCATGCTTGGGACGGAAAGCATCGGCGAAGTGTTGTCCGGCGTGCTTGAATCGCTGCCTTCGCTGGCAAAGGAACTGGGCAAGGTGGCGCCCGCCGTGCGCATTCACGATAACGGCTACCGCGTGAGCCGCGAGGTGAGCGGCACCCTGAACAACGTGTTCATGCATCTGCTGCGCAACGCCGTCGATCACGGCATCGAAACCGCCGACGCGCGGACCGCGCAGGGCAAGCCCGCCGCCGGCACGATCGACATCGAAGTCGGCGCACACAGGGATACCGTTCAGATCACCCTCAGCGACGACGGACGCGGTCTCGCGCTGGGCCGGATTCGCAGCATCGCAATCGGGCGCGGCTGGATCGGCGCGGACGAACCGCTCGACGATGCGCAAATCGCGCATCTGATCTTCCGGCCGGGCTTCTCGACAGCCGACAGAATCACGGAGGTGTCGGGACGCGGTGTGGGTATGGACGCGGTACAGGACTTCCTCAAACGCGAGAACGGCCGGATCGAACTGCGCTTCACCGACGATCGCAAGGGCGCGGAATTCCGCCAGTTTCAGACGGTCGTGGTGCTGCCGGATAACGTCGCGGTGAACAGCGGCGCAATTCAGGCACACCGCGAAGCCGATGCGTTGCTCGATGCGGTCGCCGGTTAA
- a CDS encoding heavy metal response regulator transcription factor produces MKLLIVEDEHKVVDYLRSGLTEQGWVVDVALDGEEGMYLATEFDYDVIVLDVMLPKRDGFSVLKALRMRKSTPVIMLTARDHVNDRVRGLREGADDYLTKPFSFLELVERLHALARRTRSQESTLISVGDLFVDLIGRRATRDGVRLDLTAKEFQLLSVLARRQGDILSKAAITELVWDVNFDSHTNVVETAIKRLRAKLDGPFQVKLLHTVRGMGYVLEVREEAELP; encoded by the coding sequence ATGAAATTGCTGATCGTTGAAGACGAACACAAGGTGGTGGACTACCTGCGCTCCGGCCTGACCGAGCAGGGGTGGGTGGTCGACGTCGCGCTCGACGGCGAAGAAGGCATGTACCTCGCAACCGAGTTCGACTACGACGTCATCGTGCTGGATGTGATGCTGCCCAAACGGGACGGTTTCAGCGTGCTCAAGGCGTTGCGCATGCGCAAGTCGACGCCGGTCATCATGCTCACCGCGCGCGACCACGTGAACGACCGTGTCCGCGGTCTGCGCGAGGGCGCCGACGACTATCTGACCAAACCGTTTTCGTTCCTCGAACTGGTTGAGCGCCTGCATGCACTGGCGCGGCGCACACGTTCGCAGGAATCGACGCTGATCTCGGTTGGCGACCTGTTCGTCGATCTGATCGGCCGCCGCGCGACGCGCGATGGCGTACGTCTCGATCTCACCGCCAAGGAATTCCAGTTGCTAAGCGTACTGGCGCGACGCCAGGGCGACATCCTGTCGAAGGCGGCGATTACCGAACTCGTGTGGGACGTGAATTTCGACAGCCATACGAACGTGGTCGAAACCGCCATCAAGCGTTTGCGCGCGAAGCTCGACGGACCGTTTCAGGTCAAACTGCTGCACACCGTACGTGGCATGGGCTACGTGCTCGAAGTCCGCGAAGAAGCAGAACTGCCATGA
- a CDS encoding response regulator, with protein MAKILVVDDSSTVRDEVAGFLRKNGLDVDTAVDGKDGLSKLKMSPGIKLVISDVNMPNMDGLTMVEKIRGELANNAVNVVMLTTESSPAMKERGKAAGVKGWIVKPFKGDAVLEAFKKMAS; from the coding sequence ATGGCGAAAATTCTGGTTGTAGATGATTCCAGCACCGTGCGCGACGAGGTCGCCGGCTTCCTGCGAAAGAATGGCCTTGACGTCGATACCGCTGTCGACGGCAAGGACGGGCTGAGCAAGCTGAAGATGAGCCCCGGTATCAAGCTCGTGATCAGCGACGTCAACATGCCCAACATGGACGGTTTGACGATGGTGGAAAAGATTCGCGGGGAGCTGGCGAACAACGCAGTCAACGTGGTGATGCTCACGACCGAAAGCAGTCCGGCAATGAAGGAAAGAGGCAAGGCGGCGGGCGTCAAAGGCTGGATCGTCAAGCCGTTCAAGGGCGACGCCGTGCTGGAAGCGTTCAAGAAAATGGCCAGCTAG
- a CDS encoding phospholipase C, phosphocholine-specific, which produces MTSNKNRRDFLRTAAHVAGSATALSMLPAGIRSALAIPANNSTGSIRDVEHIVILMQENRSFDHYFGTLKGVRGFGDTRTISLPNGKPVWYQPQGVEPGYVLPFRPSAPNLGLQFLQDLAHDWSSTHFAWNGGRYDQWVPAKGATTMAYLTRDDIPFHYQLADAFTICDAYHCSIMGPTDPNRYYMWTGWVGNDGNGGGPVIDNAELGYGWSTYPEVLQNAGISWKIYQDAGTGLDANGSWGWTQNAYIGNYGDNSLLYFNQYRNAQPGNPLYDNARTGTNVANGGTFFDILKRDVQNNALPQVSWIVAPEAYSEHPNWPSNYGAWYVDQVLQVLTSNPAVWSKTVLLINFDENDGFFDHMAPPFAPATSANGLSTVSISNEIYPGDAKNPAGPYGFGPRVPMLVVSPWSKGGWVCSELFDHTSVIRFIEKRFGDHHDLGESNITPWRRAISGDLTSAFNFTNPNDSIPSLPSTNAYVPPDQQRHSDYVPLPPSVQAVPKQEAGMRPARALPYELFVRLRAEGSQGKVSIRFVNTGRAGAVFLVYKGNSVDAPRSYTVEAGKRLEDQLPLAIDGSYDFTVHGPNGFLRRFAGKPAATGWWGGADKARPEVAEGYDVANGNLQLRLENPGSARCQFTIVNAYDPGATITHVVRGGDTDPLYLDLRNAYGWYDLTVTVDSDASFERRLAGHVETGRGSMSDPALGR; this is translated from the coding sequence ATGACCTCGAACAAAAACCGCCGTGACTTTCTGCGTACCGCCGCCCACGTGGCAGGATCCGCCACCGCCTTGAGCATGCTGCCGGCCGGGATCCGCAGCGCGCTGGCGATCCCTGCGAACAACTCGACCGGCAGCATCCGCGACGTTGAACACATCGTGATCCTGATGCAGGAAAACCGCTCCTTCGACCACTATTTCGGCACGCTCAAAGGTGTGCGCGGGTTCGGCGACACGCGCACGATCTCGCTGCCCAATGGCAAGCCCGTCTGGTATCAACCGCAGGGTGTTGAACCAGGCTATGTGCTGCCGTTTCGCCCCAGTGCACCCAACCTCGGCTTGCAGTTCCTGCAGGATCTCGCCCACGACTGGAGCAGCACGCACTTCGCCTGGAACGGAGGCCGCTACGACCAGTGGGTGCCCGCGAAAGGCGCGACCACGATGGCCTATCTGACGCGCGACGACATCCCGTTCCACTACCAGCTTGCCGACGCGTTCACCATCTGCGACGCGTACCACTGCTCGATCATGGGTCCGACCGATCCGAACCGCTACTACATGTGGACGGGCTGGGTGGGCAACGACGGAAACGGCGGCGGCCCGGTGATCGACAACGCCGAGCTCGGTTACGGTTGGTCGACGTATCCGGAAGTCCTGCAGAATGCGGGCATCTCGTGGAAGATCTATCAGGATGCCGGCACCGGCCTCGACGCCAACGGCTCGTGGGGCTGGACGCAAAACGCCTACATCGGCAACTACGGCGACAACTCGCTGCTCTATTTCAACCAGTACCGCAACGCGCAGCCGGGTAATCCGCTCTACGACAATGCGCGCACGGGTACGAACGTCGCAAACGGTGGCACGTTCTTCGACATCCTGAAGCGCGACGTGCAGAACAACGCGTTGCCGCAGGTTTCGTGGATCGTGGCTCCCGAAGCCTATTCGGAACATCCGAACTGGCCGTCGAACTACGGCGCGTGGTATGTCGATCAGGTCCTGCAGGTCCTGACGTCGAATCCCGCCGTATGGAGCAAGACGGTGCTCCTCATCAACTTCGACGAGAACGACGGCTTCTTCGATCACATGGCGCCGCCGTTCGCGCCGGCAACGAGCGCCAACGGCCTTTCGACGGTCAGCATCAGCAACGAGATCTACCCGGGCGATGCGAAGAATCCGGCTGGACCGTACGGCTTCGGACCGCGCGTGCCGATGCTGGTGGTGTCGCCATGGTCGAAGGGCGGCTGGGTGTGCTCTGAGCTCTTCGATCACACGTCGGTTATCCGCTTCATCGAGAAGCGTTTCGGCGACCATCATGATCTGGGCGAATCGAACATCACGCCGTGGCGCCGCGCCATATCCGGCGACCTGACGTCCGCGTTCAATTTCACCAACCCCAACGATTCGATTCCTTCGCTGCCCAGCACGAATGCCTACGTGCCGCCGGACCAGCAACGCCATTCCGACTACGTGCCGCTGCCGCCGTCCGTGCAGGCGGTGCCGAAACAGGAAGCCGGCATGCGGCCAGCGCGCGCGCTGCCCTACGAGCTGTTCGTGCGCTTACGCGCCGAAGGCTCGCAAGGCAAGGTGTCGATACGCTTCGTCAACACAGGACGCGCCGGTGCGGTGTTTCTCGTCTATAAGGGCAACAGCGTGGACGCACCGCGCAGTTACACGGTCGAAGCGGGCAAGCGTCTTGAAGACCAGTTGCCGCTCGCCATCGACGGCAGCTATGACTTTACGGTGCACGGCCCGAACGGTTTCCTGCGGCGCTTCGCGGGCAAGCCGGCCGCGACCGGCTGGTGGGGCGGAGCCGACAAGGCGCGTCCGGAAGTGGCCGAAGGGTATGACGTGGCGAACGGCAATCTCCAGCTTCGCCTGGAAAATCCCGGCTCCGCGCGCTGCCAGTTCACCATCGTCAACGCCTACGATCCGGGCGCGACCATCACGCACGTCGTGCGCGGCGGTGACACCGACCCGCTCTACCTCGATCTGCGCAATGCCTATGGCTGGTACGACCTCACCGTGACGGTCGACTCCGACGCGAGTTTCGAACGCAGACTCGCCGGGCACGTCGAAACAGGCCGCGGCAGCATGAGCGATCCCGCACTCGGCCGGTAG
- a CDS encoding heavy metal sensor histidine kinase, with amino-acid sequence MNPSIARRLALMFALVALSVFTLVGSGLFFVLRSQLEHHLRESLDGRTEIAKIIVSHSTTPEKWKMAREKLTDMTPRDGTTTYSVSSEDPSFRYGHPVDGQVINNWPDNYARVRAAGDGHDMLTSTLKIPANGVRPAVELQVATSYSPNVRTMRAFGLALAALSAVGSLVVLLLSYSVTRIGLAPLRRLTKDASEVSPNNRSQRLNTTSLPHELNDLANSFNGALERLDAAYGRLESFNADVAHELRTPVTILIGQTEVALTRNRSVEDLRHTLQSNLEEFERMRTIINDMLFLARADQGERATELVEVSLAAEVARTLEFLDIPLEEARVRAVSHGDATSLVNRSLFGRACTNLVMNAIQHCARGATITVTIAREADHVRIAVANPGDPIDQPVRDHLFDRFFRAEVSRTNSRENHGLGLAIVKAVAEMHGGRVFASSAAGVNTFGFSIALSRPDTPGMHASAKPGVDGRGSVDLASANRSARSEGAG; translated from the coding sequence ATGAATCCGTCCATTGCACGCCGCCTCGCGTTGATGTTCGCGCTGGTCGCGCTGTCGGTCTTTACGCTGGTGGGCAGCGGGTTGTTTTTCGTGTTGCGCTCGCAGCTCGAACATCATCTGCGTGAGTCGCTCGACGGCCGCACGGAGATCGCGAAGATCATCGTGTCTCACTCGACCACCCCAGAAAAATGGAAGATGGCGCGCGAGAAGCTCACCGACATGACGCCGCGCGACGGCACAACGACCTACTCGGTGTCGAGCGAAGACCCGTCGTTTCGCTATGGCCATCCCGTCGACGGGCAGGTCATCAACAACTGGCCGGACAACTATGCGCGGGTACGCGCCGCGGGCGACGGGCACGACATGCTGACCAGCACGCTGAAGATACCCGCGAATGGCGTACGCCCGGCCGTGGAACTGCAGGTTGCCACGAGCTACAGTCCCAATGTGCGCACGATGCGCGCCTTCGGCCTTGCACTTGCCGCGCTGTCGGCGGTGGGCAGCCTCGTCGTGCTGCTGCTCAGCTACTCGGTGACGAGAATCGGTCTCGCACCGCTCAGGCGGCTGACGAAGGACGCGTCGGAGGTCAGCCCGAACAACCGCTCGCAACGCCTGAACACCACATCGTTGCCGCATGAGCTGAACGATCTCGCCAATTCGTTCAATGGCGCGCTGGAGCGTCTGGATGCCGCCTATGGCCGCCTCGAATCGTTCAACGCCGATGTCGCCCATGAACTGCGTACCCCCGTGACGATCCTGATCGGGCAGACCGAGGTGGCGTTGACGCGTAACCGTTCTGTCGAAGATCTGCGCCACACGCTGCAATCGAATCTCGAAGAGTTCGAACGCATGCGTACGATCATCAACGACATGCTGTTCCTCGCGCGCGCCGATCAGGGCGAACGGGCCACGGAACTCGTCGAGGTATCGCTCGCGGCCGAGGTGGCGCGCACGTTGGAGTTTCTCGACATTCCGCTCGAGGAGGCACGGGTGCGCGCCGTCTCGCATGGCGACGCAACCAGCCTGGTGAACCGCTCGCTGTTCGGACGCGCGTGCACGAATCTGGTGATGAACGCGATCCAGCATTGCGCACGCGGCGCGACGATTACAGTGACCATTGCCCGAGAAGCGGACCACGTGCGCATCGCGGTTGCCAATCCGGGCGACCCGATCGATCAACCGGTGCGGGACCATCTGTTCGATCGCTTCTTCAGGGCGGAAGTATCGCGGACCAACAGTCGCGAGAATCATGGGCTGGGTCTTGCAATCGTCAAGGCGGTCGCGGAGATGCACGGTGGCAGGGTATTCGCGAGCAGCGCGGCCGGTGTGAACACGTTCGGCTTTTCGATCGCGCTTTCGCGGCCTGACACACCGGGTATGCATGCGAGCGCGAAGCCTGGCGTCGATGGGCGTGGGTCGGTGGACCTCGCATCGGCGAATCGCAGCGCGCGAAGCGAAGGCGCGGGCTGA